In Carya illinoinensis cultivar Pawnee chromosome 6, C.illinoinensisPawnee_v1, whole genome shotgun sequence, a single genomic region encodes these proteins:
- the LOC122312860 gene encoding uncharacterized protein LOC122312860: MEEKVLDYVLVPAGLALMMAYHFWLLHRVMKHPNKTVIGINAVNRRFWVRAMMEDVSKNGVLAVQTLRNNIMASTLLASTAIMLSSLIALLMTSGSWDKSTFLVFGDRSELGFSIKFFSILVCFLVAFFFNVQSIRYYSHASILINVPFRKMSSDEHYQNLTAEYVARTVNRGSYFWSLGLRAFYFSFPLFLWIFGPIPMLLSCFVLVFMLYFLDVTFEAVSDKDHLKDEELGS, from the exons ATGGAGGAAAAAGTTCTTGATTACGTTTTAGTTCCTGCAGGCCTTGCTTTAATGATGGCATATCACTTCTGGCTCCTCCATCGTGTTATGAAGCACCCCAACAAGACTGTCATCGGCATCAATGCCGTCAATCGCCGTTTCTGGGTCCGCGCTATGATGGAG GACGTGTCCAAGAATGGCGTTCTTGCTGTGCAGACACTCAGAAACAACATAATGGCATCGACCCTATTGGCTTCTACTGCAATAATGCTCAGCTCTCTCATTGCCCTCTTGATGACGAGCGGTAGCTGGGACAAATCGACATTTCTTGTGTTTGGAGACAGAAGCGAGCTTGGCTTCTCCATAAAGTTCTTCTCCATATTGGTCTGCTTCTTGGTTGCTTTCTTTTTCAACGTGCAGTCAATAAGGTACTACAGCCATGCAAGCATCCTCATCAACGTGCCCTTCAGGAAGATGTCATCAGATGAGCACTATCAGAATCTCACAGCCGAGTATGTAGCCAGGACTGTGAATAGGGGCAGCTATTTCTGGTCTTTAGGCTTGCGAGCCTTCTACTTCTCTTTCCCTCTGTTTTTGTGGATCTTTGGTCCCATCCCCATGTTGCTTTCTTGCTTTGTCCTGGTTTTCATGCTCTATTTCCTGGATGTCACCTTTGAAGCTGTTTCTGACAAAGACCACCTCAAGGACGAGGAACTTGGGAGCTAG